aaagaaatgtccccgccatgtgtgagccatttaagtatatccatataataagcgggttaactttcggcgagtcggtcgctttgtggaatagcagcacttcagagagaacaagacccctccgctccgcgtcggggtctaaagattctctctgtcgtgctgctattccacggtagcgaccttctcgccgaacgttaacccttacttagagCCCGCACGATGTATTCTTATTGAACCGTCAAGGTACAGGGGTTACGGTACGGTACACGCATTGTCACGGAGAATACACACAGTACGAAATAGTAATTTGATAAAGCGACGCGCAACTGTTGTGGCACGTGAGGGCAGACTTCCGCGCAAGCAGACACTTTGCCTCTGAGTTCTTTTCGAACACATGTAACCATTGCATCTGTATACTTCCATTGGTTTTGCTTATGTTTACTTCCATTGGTGTTGCCATCCAATGTCCACCTTCAAATTTGCTAAACGTGTGACAGATGATGCATTCGGCACCTTGTGAGACTGAATGGGCAGGGGCAGTGCGGACACTGGAATTTGAAAACCCCCTGCGTAATTTACGTCACCGTAATAGGAAAACTTCAGTCTATCAACACCTTGCGCCATGTAGAGGAGTTTGTATGCAGGTTTTGACAGTTTATTAGTAGTTCAATCCGTGGATTCAGCTCTTGCTGAATTGATGAGTTATGTGTAATGAACGTGAATGCTTTACAAACAAGGCTGCCAGGAcgatacaaaaaaaacccactgtcGTGCTGCTGATCGCGCTCATCAGTTCAGCTTTGTCATTCCTTTATCTTGTAAAATAAAAAGTAATAGTCTTACCTGACATTTAACAAGACATGGGACAAGAATTGCCCATTTCTCGATATGTTTCAACTTTGATATGTTTCCCCTCTCTCATTGCAGCTGCGCTCAACAGTGAGTGCAGTGCTAAACAAACTATTTAATGATAACTCAAGCAGGCTAGATCTAACTAATACTTTTTTATAAGTTTGTTTGTTATTGCAGTGCAAATGTTGACCATGTTCCAAACGCAGGGATGTGGTGTGTGGTAGCATGACtcgataatgaaaaaaggaggcgcacacaaggcttgtgtgaagaagtatattgtagccgaaattttacaacagaagtcagaggttaactggagaaacagacgtttcggacctagtctaTTCTCAATGTCTCAACTGGAGACTGGACTTTTTGGGAATGCACGTACCAAGAAATAAACGGGTGTAAAGTGCAGACGCACACGCCGACCTTTGATGGTTTTTGTCATTCGTGTGGTAGCATGATCAATTAACTGTGGCAAGAAGGCTTAAGGTCCTGAAAGCTATGTAAAGACTGTCCTTGAAGGCAGCTGTATAACGGCTACCAACGGATAATTTGGCAAAACTACACTGACGTCAAGCAGTGTATCTTATCATTTTAGACATGGAAATTCTACAGTGGGTTGTTGTTTTAATAGCATTCAGTAGGCTTTGGATTGcatttgtataataataataataatagtaattgtgataataattatgataataataCACACTAATGCATATTTCAGCATCTTTCAATACGAGATACATAAGAGCAatgcatcataataataatagtattaaaaaatatatatatatatatatatatatatattttttttttttatcctgcaCCGTACCAAAAATGTACTGTACCGTGGGGTCTGTACCGAGGTGcataccgaaccgtgactttTCTGTACCATTCCAGCCCTAATGTGCGTGTGTTAATGTGTATTTGTACAAAGTTTGTTTGCCTGTGcaaggttaatgtgtgtgtgtgtatgtgcgtgtagtgTCTGGCTGCAGGTTCAATCATCATGAATCGTGAGATTGAGAGCATGGCGATGCGCCCGCTGGCTAAGGATCTGACACGCAGTCTGGAGGAAGTGAGGTCACTAACGCGTGACCAGGCGCTACGAGACCTCAACGCTTACACGCAGCGCATGAGGGACGCGCTACGGCACTTTGATAACCTCTTCGCAGAGTTTGAACtctggtacaaacacacacacacacacacacacacacacacacacacacacacacacacacacacacacacacacagagcgcatgaGGGACGCACTACGACACTTTGACATCCTCTTCCCAGAGTTCGAACTCTGgtactgtttacacacacacacacacacacacacacacacacacacacacacacacacacacacacacacacacacacacacacacacacacacacagcgcgctaCTTTCAAGTAAGTTTGTCCTGATGAAGACTGATAGGCAGTCGATACACGTAGGCGTTATCCATTGAAATAAAGGATTTTTAGCTTTTTTCACCAAAATCAGAGTGCCTCGGATCCTTAAGACTGCCACCTTCAACAGGGAGCCTATTGTTTGGGCCTTCACATCTTGGGAATAGTCAAACGCTTCGTACTAAAATTTAAATAAATTCCACTGTAAATAATGTTTAGAAACATTTAGCTTATTAATAAAAAGCAGCACTTTGAAGGTATTTATTTTGTTGCTTGTATTTTGATGATTTGTGGTGCAATAAACcgcgtgctgaggaagaaaatggttttgcaATTTTATTACCATATACTGTACCAAAAATTTAGTGAACCATAATCTCAAAACCAAGGTACGGCCCATgttttttgtgtaccgttacaacCCTAAAACATACACTGATACACGCAGACattatacacaggcacacacattgaaataaagacacacacacacacacacacacacccacacacacacacacacacattgaaatagCGTTGAcctcaaaaagtgtgtgtgtgtgtgtctgtgtgtgtgtgtggctaatatGGCTAATATGTCATGTCGACATTTTTAACGTAAAATCTCGAAGGCCCTATCGTGGCTGATATGGTTGGACACTCTTCTACtacgcagccgacccgggttcgattcccggtccgggtcctttgccggcccttccccgtctctctcgcccaactcgcttcctgccaTGCTTCACTGTTCTGTCTGAGAAGCTCAATAAAGGTCTCTAAAGCCCTAAAACTACTTTTAAAAAACCCAGAAAAACAGAAAATCGCGATCTtccattgaaaaaaataaaaacaacaaaaaaccaaaacagatattttatatacttgcaatttaTAATGTGCAATTGataaaatgtaaacacactgatgacactcataAAGTAatcatcactctgatactgatagtaagcATCGTCACTTCAAGATGATCTATATGATTttttcactttggcagattcgagatgatcttgtactcgatttcacgcTGTACGATTTAAGATTGTCattttgcccacccctagtatgtactgtatgtatgtttattGGCTACGTGTTAGCAATTGTTTCAATGaattctaacgtgtgtgtgtgtgtgtgtgtgtgtgttttctatagcTATGTGTCTGCAATGGTTCCTGTAAAGTCTCCTAGGGAGTACTACACACAGCAAGAGGTCATCGTGCTCTTCTGCGAGACCGTGGAgaggtgaccacacacacacacacacacacacacacacacacacacacacacacacacacacacacacacacacacacacacacatgctgtatattacacatgcacacgcgcacacagatattacacacacacacattatacagacacaaacacacaatgacaactttgtacagatattttattcatgtaactATTAATATTTTCTGTAAAAGaagatgtttgtgtgcgtgcgtgcgtgtgtgtttgtgtgcgcgtgtgtgtgcacggcgtTAAAGCTGGGCTACTTGACTCAGGACATGATAtaaatgtgtgtataatgtgtgtgtacatagtatataatgtgtgtgtgtgtgtgtgtgtgtgtgtgtgtgtgtgtgtgtgtgtgtgtgtgtgtgtgtgtgtgtgtgtgtgtgtgtgtgtgtgcgcgcacgtgaaCAGGGCGTTAAAGCTGGGCTACTTGACTCAGGACATGATAtaaatgtgtgtataatgtgtgtgtacataatatataatgtgtgtggtgtgtgtgtgtgtgtgtgtgtgggcacgtgaaCAGGGCGTTAAAGCTGGGCTACTTGACTCAGGACATGATTGACGACTACGAACCAGCGTTGATGTTCACCATCCCTAGGCTGGCTATAGtgtggtaagacacacacacacacacacacacacacacacacacacacacacacacacacacacacacacacacacacacacacacacacacacacagtatatcctTGTTCTCATTTGACTGTATGTAATGAGTTGTTttgatgtaacacacacacaaattcccgcCCTTGCTTCAATTTAGAATCGAACCCACGGCCTCTATTAAGTatcaatgagcacacacacaaacgcacacacatcagactggctatactcatgaacggcgtgacgttttccatgtgcgttacgcccatttatgggggaaaacaacccatgcaagtcaattggtgatgttggtgtttaataaacgaaagatacggacctgtagactagcgttgttcacgcgcaacatgccgaaaacgtgttgtgttgcaggcagttcaaataatatagccaaacagccatggctgaagcatgaatatgttcatttaggctagcttatgtagcatgtaagtcaatgagacattcggtttgttttcacccataaaggggcgtaacgcaaatttaagggcaaagtacccggatggccgttcatgagtattgtatGGTAAGATGTCAATCAATCATCTACTTTGTATATAgcactgtgagtgtgagtgtgtgtgtgagtgtgtgtgtgtgtgtgtgtattgtagtggTCTGGTGGTGTATTCGGAGGGTGtgtatataattgtgtgtgtgtgtgtgtgtgtgtgtgtgtgtgtgtgtgtgtgtgtgtgtattgtagtggTCTGGTGGTGTATTCGGAgggtgtgtatataatgtgtgtgtgtgtgtgtgtgtgtgtgtgtgtgtgtgtgtgtgtgtgtgtgtgtgtgtgtgtgtgtgtgtgtgtgtattttgtgtgtgtgtattgtagtggTCTGGTGGTGTATTCGGagggtgtgtactgtatataattgtgtgtgtgtgtgtgtgtgtgtgtgtgtgtattgtagtggTCTGGTGGTGTATTCGGagggtgtgtactgtatataattgtgtgtgtgtgtgtgtgtgtgtgtattgtgtgtgtgtgtgtgtattgtagtggTCTGGTGGTGTATTCGGAGGGTCCTCTGAATTTGGATCGGAAGCCGGAAGACACGTCAGAACTCTTCAGACCCTTTAGAACACTCCTCAAGAAGATcaggtactctctctctcacacacacacacacacacacacacacacacacacacacacacacacacacacacacacacacacacacacacacacacacacacacacattatgatttCTATATAATTGTCCAGCAGCTCTCGCATATCCACGTGAGATAATGTGGCAGTGTGACTTacaggttgaaatgagttgtcctttaagtagtaatagagtagtgttagcgaagatctatctatctatctacaactCTTTTCAACCTATTAGTCAAATTATCTCTGAGATGACTCGAGAACCCAACACCATAATTGCAGGCTAGGTATGGACCATATATTGTCCATTTTGAAAAtatgtctatttatttatttatttattcaatttatttattatttctcgATATCTCTATTAGATCACGATATGCCATGTagaccacatcactgggccatgttctCATACTACTGTAACACTGACGAATCACAGTCACTGTagtttgtgccagatgactccacgcagacatttccgcttgcctctgaactatccacaagtatgaaggaatgacaccttcagttgagcctcgctcaaactgcactgctggtgatcccagccaaagattttaggctgccatgatatcaaactcaatatggactctgctattgttgcctcaaataaggccacaagaaacctAGGTCTCGttattgatgaccatctatcattctcagaccacatagcctcagtttcccattcatgtcgcttctcactgttcaatatacataaaatcagactgtacctgacctaatgactcaacttctgatattgtccatctgacctgaactactgtaactccctcctgactggtcttccagcttgtgcaataagaCCTTTACAAATGTCTTGCAAATACTGTGAAACTAAAGGTGATGGTGAAACTCATCttattgtgcatgcgtgtgtgtgcgtgcctgcgtgcgtgcgtgcgtgtgtgcgtgtgtgtgtagggatctGCTTGTGACTCTGAGTGAAGAGGAGCTTCACGTGCTGGAGCGAAGTCTCTGCATCTCCTCTGAGGGAGACCTGCCTTCCACCAATGAGAACCTTCCCTCGGCCCCAGAGCCTGCCCCCGTGGAGGAGGATGGCCAATGGGAGTcaggcacagaggaggaggagggccaatgggaggcccaggaggaggagcaggaagaggcgTGGCCTAAGCAGGAAGGGGAGGATCTCGCCTGCTCCATGCAGGACGACGCGGCAGAGCTGGAGCAGCTGAGCATGCTGGTCCATCGCCTAGGCAACCACATGACATCACTACTGAGCCCCGCCCACTCGGCCACGGCCCCTCCTCACTCCTCGCCAAACCACACGCCGGGACCGGGTCACATGATATCCTCGCCTAACCATGCGCTGGGCCTCTGCAGAGAGGCGGACTCCacgctaggggtgggtattggcaagagGTTCACAATTCGATacacatcacgatacacatgccacgatgggattctatcacgatacacatgccatgatgcgattctgtcacgatgcattgcgatacatgtattattgcgatgCATTCCGTTCAATGCACTTCGTTCATTAGATTTTTTcactttgccaacattatacgcaaaaataaaataaacgtgTTAAAATAATGCTGATGATGATTTGaatcttggaagcactatcacaccatataatgtggttgttttttggactAAAGGGTAATAGAATGTTGAAAGGGgcgtatcgcgatacagtatcatgagactgtatcatgactctgtgtatcacgattatCACGATTCAATACAATGTCGTTATAGTCCTACTCCTTGCCCAATCACACACGATCTGTTGATTCATAgcgatatttacttcattcattttcttttttcactttgcCAACATTGTACgtaaaaatacattaaaatagAAATTATGATTATCATGATTCTCTACAatgtcgttacagccctactcctCGCCCAATCACACGCGAGTCTTCTTCCTGGAGGacctggaggggggaggggttagCAGCGCTGGCAATCCACCAATCACCAACGAGGACGAGCTGCGCGTCGGGCCAGCCCCCCGGCCCTCGCCAAATCACACGCCGGGACCAGGTCAcatgacctcctcctcctccctctccctctgcagctCTGATTGGCCCCGGTCCAGCGGTCAGGGGGCGTGTCCTGCTGATGTCATCGCCCAGCGCACAGGCGGCATGCGTCTGTCAGCCACTGTCATCTTCAACCCGGGGAGCCAATCAGATCGCTCGTTTGCCGGGGTGGGCGGCGGCCTGCTGCACTCCTGCGTCTGCTGCACCGGTTGCCACGACGACAGTGTGGCCAGCTTGGAGACAGCGGCCGTGGCAACGCTGGGCTTGTCGCTAGGGGCGACGGACAACAAGCCAATCACGGACAAGGTCCAGCTGACCCCTCCCTCCCCGCGCTGCctcacggaacacacacacacagaccctgaacacacaccgcacacacacgcaccgcacacacacacgccgcacacaaaCCCCGGCcctcaacacacagcacacaccagtgaagaggagagggcccacacacacaacagggagaacacacacacagtcgcgcacacacCTGCAGTCTTGGCCAGTGGTGGGCGGGGCCTCTCTGAGGCATCAGCTTCTACTTCCAGGTCAGAGGTCACCAGAGAagacaaggaggagaaggagacaggagagaagagaagaggaggtggagaggaagaggagaaggagaagtcaCCTGCTCAGCACAGCAACAggtaatggcacacacacacacacgagcaactAGAGTACACCAGTGACATACACTGACatgggcacaacacac
This is a stretch of genomic DNA from Engraulis encrasicolus isolate BLACKSEA-1 chromosome 19, IST_EnEncr_1.0, whole genome shotgun sequence. It encodes these proteins:
- the zfyve28 gene encoding lateral signaling target protein 2 homolog isoform X3 encodes the protein MNRFRKWLYKPKRTDPQLLAQFYYADEELNQVAMELDGLDGRKDPHRCTLLVNQFRSCQDNVLSIINSIMEECIPGDRANRDFCVKFPEEIRHDNLAGQLWFGAECLAAGSIIMNREIESMAMRPLAKDLTRSLEEVRSLTRDQALRDLNAYTQRMRDALRHFDNLFAEFELCYVSAMVPVKSPREYYTQQEVIVLFCETVERALKLGYLTQDMIDDYEPALMFTIPRLAIVCGLVVYSEGPLNLDRKPEDTSELFRPFRTLLKKIRDLLVTLSEEELHVLERSLCISSEGDLPSTNENLPSAPEPAPVEEDGQWESGTEEEEGQWEAQEEEQEEAWPKQEGEDLACSMQDDAAELEQLSMLVHRLGNHMTSLLSPAHSATAPPHSSPNHTPGPGHMISSPNHALGLCREADSTLGPYSSPNHTRVFFLEDLEGGGVSSAGNPPITNEDELRVGPAPRPSPNHTPGPGHMTSSSSLSLCSSDWPRSSGQGACPADVIAQRTGGMRLSATVIFNPGSQSDRSFAGVGGGLLHSCVCCTGCHDDSVASLETAAVATLGLSLGATDNKPITDKVQLTPPSPRCLTEHTHTDPEHTPHTHAPHTHTPHTNPGPQHTAHTSEEERAHTHNRENTHTVAHTPAVLASGGRGLSEASASTSRSEVTREDKEEKETGEKRRGGGEEEEKEKSPAQHSNSSSCDVVEHHGKKKTQEKKKEEKKKKEEEETPVCGEQEETRVCVKEGEESVCETEESVCENNGVCDKQEGVCEKDGSVCEESKSVARHKIRSRFHSSSDLTHRLFVCISGVADQLQTNYASDLRSILKTLFEVMATKTDTGDNDKSRKGVLDDCVLCQETVSAAELAAKAHEGQVEDPPDWVPDEVCSMCVSCKAPFTVIRRKHHCRSCGKIFCSRCSSHSAPLPRYGQMRPVRVCTHCYMFHVTPFYSV
- the zfyve28 gene encoding lateral signaling target protein 2 homolog isoform X2; protein product: MNRFRKWLYKPKRTDPQLLAQFYYADEELNQVAMELDGLDGRKDPHRCTLLVNQFRSCQDNVLSIINSIMEECIPGDRANRDFCVKFPEEIRHDNLAGQLWFGAECLAAGSIIMNREIESMAMRPLAKDLTRSLEEVRSLTRDQALRDLNAYTQRMRDALRHFDNLFAEFELCYVSAMVPVKSPREYYTQQEVIVLFCETVERALKLGYLTQDMIDDYEPALMFTIPRLAIVCGLVVYSEGPLNLDRKPEDTSELFRPFRTLLKKIRDLLVTLSEEELHVLERSLCISSEGDLPSTNENLPSAPEPAPVEEDGQWESGTEEEEGQWEAQEEEQEEAWPKQEGEDLACSMQDDAAELEQLSMLVHRLGNHMTSLLSPAHSATAPPHSSPNHTPGPGHMISSPNHALGLCREADSTLGPYSSPNHTRVFFLEDLEGGGVSSAGNPPITNEDELRVGPAPRPSPNHTPGPGHMTSSSSLSLCSSDWPRSSGQGACPADVIAQRTGGMRLSATVIFNPGSQSDRSFAGVGGGLLHSCVCCTGCHDDSVASLETAAVATLGLSLGATDNKPITDKVQLTPPSPRCLTEHTHTDPEHTPHTHAPHTHTPHTNPGPQHTAHTSEEERAHTHNRENTHTVAHTPAVLASGGRGLSEASASTSRSEVTREDKEEKETGEKRRGGGEEEEKEKSPAQHSNSSSSCDVVEHHGKKKTQEKKKEEKKKKEEEETPVCGEQEETRVCVKEGEESVCETEESVCENNGVCDKQEGVCEKDGSVCEESKSVARHKIRSRFHSSSDLTHRLFVCISGVADQLQTNYASDLRSILKTLFEVMATKTDTGDNDKSRKGVLDDCVLCQETVSAAELAAKAHEGQVEDPPDWVPDEVCSMCVSCKAPFTVIRRKHHCRSCGKIFCSRCSSHSAPLPRYGQMRPVRVCTHCYMFHVTPFYSV
- the zfyve28 gene encoding lateral signaling target protein 2 homolog isoform X1 translates to MNRFRKWLYKPKRTDPQLLAQFYYADEELNQVAMELDGLDGRKDPHRCTLLVNQFRSCQDNVLSIINSIMEECIPGDRANRDFCVKFPEEIRHDNLAGQLWFGAECLAAGSIIMNREIESMAMRPLAKDLTRSLEEVRSLTRDQALRDLNAYTQRMRDALRHFDNLFAEFELCYVSAMVPVKSPREYYTQQEVIVLFCETVERALKLGYLTQDMIDDYEPALMFTIPRLAIVCGLVVYSEGPLNLDRKPEDTSELFRPFRTLLKKIRDLLVTLSEEELHVLERSLCISSEGDLPSTNENLPSAPEPAPVEEDGQWESGTEEEEGQWEAQEEEQEEAWPKQEGEDLACSMQDDAAELEQLSMLVHRLGNHMTSLLSPAHSATAPPHSSPNHTPGPGHMISSPNHALGLCREADSTLGPYSSPNHTRVFFLEDLEGGGVSSAGNPPITNEDELRVGPAPRPSPNHTPGPGHMTSSSSLSLCSSDWPRSSGQGACPADVIAQRTGGMRLSATVIFNPGSQSDRSFAGVGGGLLHSCVCCTGCHDDSVASLETAAVATLGLSLGATDNKPITDKVQLTPPSPRCLTEHTHTDPEHTPHTHAPHTHTPHTNPGPQHTAHTSEEERAHTHNRENTHTVAHTPAVLASGGRGLSEASASTSRSEVTREDKEEKETGEKRRGGGEEEEKEKSPAQHSNSPSSSSCDVVEHHGKKKTQEKKKEEKKKKEEEETPVCGEQEETRVCVKEGEESVCETEESVCENNGVCDKQEGVCEKDGSVCEESKSVARHKIRSRFHSSSDLTHRLFVCISGVADQLQTNYASDLRSILKTLFEVMATKTDTGDNDKSRKGVLDDCVLCQETVSAAELAAKAHEGQVEDPPDWVPDEVCSMCVSCKAPFTVIRRKHHCRSCGKIFCSRCSSHSAPLPRYGQMRPVRVCTHCYMFHVTPFYSV